DNA from Streptomyces sp. NBC_01476:
CAGGCGAGTGGTCGGAGCGGTGGAAGGAAGAGTCATGCAGGCGGTACTCGACGGAACGGTTCTCGCGGACGCGCCGGACGGCGATGTGATCACGATCGAGGGCAACTGGTACTTCCCGCCGGACGCGGTGACCGCGTCGGCGCTCAGCACCAGCGACACCCCGTACACCTGCCCGTGGAAGGGGCGGGCCCAGTACTACAACGTGCAGACGGCCGAGGGGTCCCACCCGGACGCGGCCTGGGCGTACCCGGAGCCGCCGGCGTCCGCGAT
Protein-coding regions in this window:
- a CDS encoding DUF427 domain-containing protein, whose product is MQAVLDGTVLADAPDGDVITIEGNWYFPPDAVTASALSTSDTPYTCPWKGRAQYYNVQTAEGSHPDAAWAYPEPPASAIGRVGRDFSGFVAFDKVVTVG